In one Butyrivibrio proteoclasticus B316 genomic region, the following are encoded:
- a CDS encoding ABC transporter permease codes for MNKSEFRGFKQVFMFEFITGIQKTGFKVFVAILCAMAFFTMPIILIIGKIKGDDNADNEAIRSAIETVYVYDETGLSVNYDLFGDKEKYKDVTFVTDSEISYSDAVDKLKNENDHYNLVVKSEYDSEDGFDITIVHSSKSGISDKELEYFEEDYQEFYRQEVLKNLNVSKEEYEYLSEEVSITVMKANEDGSFSEGGSRISYDDYFILIAGLMIVFMFINMSVGNVATSIATEKSSRVIEYLLTGTRPLSLLSGKIAARLLESVIMAFAAYSSYFLSQFVCIFLIAGEKASESVSDNVVVISSMWESITFSKLVIVVLYFVAGIALYTIIGALTGASVSKLEELQEALKFYSFIMVICLYADMFLIIMMLNASGLEAFKNFCTIFPLTGAFLTPALILTGKVGMTTGIIALVVLIITAVVAFVLAGAVYESMLLFQGKRIKAKDIIALMKKQVIA; via the coding sequence GTGAATAAAAGTGAATTCAGAGGCTTTAAGCAGGTCTTTATGTTTGAATTTATTACAGGCATTCAAAAGACAGGCTTTAAGGTCTTCGTTGCAATACTATGTGCAATGGCATTTTTTACAATGCCAATAATTCTGATAATAGGAAAAATAAAAGGCGATGATAATGCCGATAATGAAGCAATAAGATCAGCCATAGAAACTGTATATGTCTATGATGAGACAGGTTTATCCGTGAATTATGATCTTTTTGGCGATAAAGAGAAATATAAAGATGTTACTTTTGTTACAGATAGTGAGATTTCTTATTCAGATGCTGTCGACAAGCTTAAAAACGAAAACGATCACTATAACCTTGTTGTAAAGTCAGAATATGACAGTGAGGATGGGTTTGATATCACGATTGTTCACTCATCTAAATCAGGGATAAGTGATAAGGAGCTTGAATATTTCGAGGAAGATTATCAGGAATTCTACAGACAGGAGGTGCTCAAGAACCTGAATGTCAGTAAAGAGGAGTATGAGTATCTTTCTGAGGAAGTAAGCATTACTGTCATGAAGGCCAATGAGGATGGCTCTTTTTCTGAAGGCGGAAGCAGGATCAGTTATGATGATTATTTCATATTGATCGCAGGCCTTATGATTGTTTTCATGTTTATAAACATGTCAGTTGGTAATGTTGCAACTTCCATAGCAACTGAGAAATCATCAAGAGTTATTGAATATCTTTTGACAGGAACAAGGCCGCTTTCATTACTCTCCGGTAAAATTGCAGCAAGGCTTTTAGAGAGCGTGATAATGGCATTTGCAGCCTATTCAAGTTACTTTTTGTCACAGTTTGTTTGTATTTTCCTGATAGCGGGCGAGAAAGCTTCTGAGAGCGTATCAGATAATGTGGTTGTGATCTCATCAATGTGGGAGTCAATCACGTTTTCAAAGCTTGTTATTGTTGTATTATATTTTGTGGCAGGGATAGCTCTTTATACGATCATCGGAGCTTTGACAGGAGCAAGTGTTTCCAAACTTGAGGAGCTTCAGGAGGCTTTAAAGTTCTATAGCTTTATCATGGTAATCTGCCTTTATGCAGATATGTTCCTGATAATAATGATGCTTAATGCAAGTGGCTTGGAAGCTTTTAAGAATTTCTGTACCATTTTCCCTCTGACCGGAGCTTTTCTGACTCCGGCGCTTATTCTTACCGGAAAAGTGGGAATGACTACAGGAATAATAGCTCTTGTAGTTCTTATAATCACAGCAGTTGTAGCCTTTGTACTGGCGGGGGCAGTTTATGAATCTATGCTTCTGTTCCAGGGAAAACGTATTAAGGCTAAAGACATAATAGCACTTATGAAAAAGCAGGTGATCGCATGA
- a CDS encoding ABC transporter ATP-binding protein, with translation MSFEVKHLQKKFGEKQAVEDLSFELRQPGVYALLGTNGAGKSTSIRMMLGILAKDHGEVLLNGENFDTRKVNVGYLAEERGLYPKYPIMDQLMYFAALKGLSADVAMDRIKYWGDRLKVTEYLFPERKLGKKFKPTLAEQMSKGNQQKIQLMAALISDPEFLILDEPLSGLDPVNTDLFKSVIHEEIDKKKYIIMSSHQMPVIEEFCEDITILTRGKAVVSGNLNEIKKSYGRVNLFVKCDEDISDDIRTLGIKVINDTPAGVQLKVKNESEARNLLKQLCDENKNVVRFELREPSLHEIFVESVGAGQDADTEDTESDKAEGTISE, from the coding sequence ATGTCATTTGAAGTAAAACATTTACAAAAGAAATTCGGAGAAAAACAGGCGGTTGAAGACCTTTCATTTGAACTAAGGCAGCCGGGTGTATATGCCCTCCTTGGTACAAATGGAGCAGGCAAGTCAACTTCAATCCGTATGATGCTGGGAATTCTTGCCAAGGATCACGGAGAGGTTCTGTTAAACGGAGAGAATTTTGATACCCGCAAGGTTAATGTGGGATATCTTGCAGAGGAGAGAGGTCTTTATCCTAAATATCCTATTATGGATCAGCTCATGTATTTTGCTGCTCTTAAGGGACTCTCTGCAGATGTAGCAATGGACAGGATCAAGTACTGGGGAGACAGACTTAAGGTAACAGAATATCTTTTCCCTGAGAGAAAACTTGGTAAAAAGTTTAAGCCAACTCTCGCTGAGCAGATGTCTAAAGGTAACCAGCAGAAGATCCAGCTGATGGCTGCTCTTATATCTGATCCGGAATTCCTTATCCTTGATGAGCCTCTTTCAGGTCTGGACCCTGTCAATACAGATCTTTTCAAGAGTGTTATCCATGAAGAAATTGATAAAAAGAAATATATCATTATGTCTTCTCACCAGATGCCGGTAATTGAGGAATTCTGTGAGGATATCACAATACTCACAAGAGGAAAAGCAGTAGTTTCCGGCAATCTCAATGAGATCAAGAAGTCATACGGCAGAGTAAACCTCTTTGTTAAGTGCGATGAAGATATATCTGATGATATCAGAACTCTTGGAATCAAGGTTATCAACGATACTCCTGCCGGAGTTCAGCTCAAGGTAAAAAATGAGTCTGAAGCCAGAAATCTGTTGAAGCAGTTATGTGATGAAAACAAAAACGTCGTAAGATTTGAATTACGCGAGCCTTCCCTTCACGAGATATTTGTTGAAAGTGTTGGTGCAGGTCAGGATGCAGATACTGAAGATACAGAAAGTGATAAGGCGGAGGGCACCATAAGTGAATAA
- a CDS encoding glycoside hydrolase family 88/105 protein, with translation MTREETFKMLSEYVDFLLEKSDAEHPYWNIENVLSGKPNKWNYIDGCMITAVLSLYEMTEDQKYLDFADKFVGWFVQDDGSIKTYSTEEYNLDNINPSKNLFKLYDLTGKEKYRKAMDTVRAQLDTMPRTNAGNFWHKNIYPYQVWLDGMYMAQPFYMEYERRYNKMQGCLDSFKQFKNVEALMKDEKTGLYYHGYDESREMYWADKETGCSPNFWLRALGWFTVALVDTAEAMDESMYYEYRYLQTMLENLANSLIPFQDESGMFYQVVDKKDDSRNYLETSGTALIAYGLLKGVRLGYLPKRFEEVAMKAFDGITEKYLSRNEDGSPKLGGICLVAGLGGAQHRDGSLEYYFSEPVVENEAKGVAPLILAYTEILRRQ, from the coding sequence ATGACAAGAGAAGAAACCTTCAAGATGCTGAGCGAATATGTGGATTTCCTGCTTGAGAAATCTGATGCTGAGCACCCCTACTGGAACATCGAGAACGTCCTTAGCGGCAAACCTAACAAGTGGAATTACATTGATGGCTGCATGATCACTGCTGTTCTTTCTCTCTATGAGATGACAGAAGATCAGAAATACCTTGATTTTGCTGATAAATTTGTTGGATGGTTTGTTCAGGACGATGGTTCTATCAAGACCTACAGTACAGAAGAATACAATCTTGATAATATTAATCCATCCAAGAACCTGTTCAAATTATATGATCTTACAGGCAAAGAGAAATACAGAAAAGCCATGGATACAGTAAGAGCCCAGCTCGATACAATGCCTCGTACAAATGCAGGCAATTTCTGGCACAAGAACATTTATCCATATCAGGTATGGCTTGATGGCATGTACATGGCACAGCCATTCTACATGGAATATGAGAGACGTTACAACAAAATGCAGGGCTGCCTTGATTCCTTCAAGCAGTTCAAAAATGTTGAAGCTCTTATGAAGGATGAAAAGACCGGTCTGTACTACCACGGCTATGACGAGAGCCGTGAAATGTACTGGGCTGACAAGGAAACCGGCTGCAGCCCCAATTTCTGGCTCCGTGCTCTTGGCTGGTTTACAGTAGCTTTAGTAGACACAGCTGAAGCAATGGATGAATCTATGTACTATGAATACAGATACCTCCAGACAATGCTTGAAAACCTGGCAAACTCACTTATTCCTTTCCAGGATGAAAGTGGTATGTTCTATCAGGTTGTTGATAAAAAAGATGATTCCCGCAACTACCTTGAGACTTCCGGCACTGCACTTATCGCTTATGGTCTGTTGAAGGGTGTGCGCCTTGGATATCTTCCTAAGCGTTTCGAAGAAGTAGCCATGAAAGCCTTCGATGGAATCACAGAAAAATACTTATCCCGTAACGAAGACGGCTCACCAAAGCTTGGTGGTATCTGCCTCGTAGCAGGTCTTGGCGGTGCTCAGCACCGTGACGGTTCTCTCGAGTACTACTTCTCAGAGCCCGTCGTAGAGAACGAAGCCAAGGGTGTTGCACCCCTTATCCTCGCCTACACAGAGATCCTCCGCAGACAATAA
- a CDS encoding S66 family peptidase, with protein MRYPEFLKPGGTIGFVAPSFGCTFEPYISRFENARKTFSEMGYGLDIGPNCDKAEGIGISNSPDKCGAELNEYYKSDKNDVLMSVGGGELMDEVVPYIDFKAVAAAKPKWYMGYSDNTNFIFPSVTLSDTAAIYAPCAGDFGMIKWHPAVADAFDLITGKKLSFESYDKWEMELPENPDDLCSYYVTEPNRMKAYIGKDNSEDEEISFSGRLIGGCLDCLVNLSGTPYEDAKGFSERYADDGIIWFLEACDLNVYSIRRSIWNLRESGWFSHVKGFLIGRPGAAFGQEMFGLDQYNAVTDMLGQYGVPILMDLDIGHHPPMIPMLCGALASVSFKDNKFTIAYTLK; from the coding sequence ATGAGATATCCTGAGTTTTTGAAACCGGGTGGAACTATTGGATTTGTTGCACCATCTTTTGGATGTACCTTTGAGCCCTACATAAGCAGATTTGAAAACGCGAGAAAGACATTTTCGGAAATGGGCTATGGACTGGATATTGGCCCAAACTGTGATAAGGCTGAGGGAATCGGTATCAGTAATTCTCCCGATAAGTGCGGCGCTGAACTTAATGAGTATTATAAGAGTGACAAGAATGATGTACTGATGTCTGTAGGCGGTGGAGAGCTTATGGACGAGGTTGTGCCTTATATAGATTTTAAGGCAGTTGCAGCAGCCAAGCCTAAATGGTACATGGGATACTCTGATAATACTAATTTTATTTTTCCATCTGTGACACTCTCCGATACAGCTGCCATCTATGCTCCCTGCGCCGGAGACTTTGGAATGATAAAGTGGCATCCTGCTGTTGCAGATGCTTTTGATCTTATTACCGGTAAAAAACTTTCCTTTGAAAGCTATGATAAATGGGAGATGGAACTTCCTGAGAATCCCGATGATCTCTGCAGTTATTATGTGACTGAACCTAACAGGATGAAGGCTTACATTGGGAAGGACAATTCGGAGGATGAAGAAATAAGCTTTTCAGGCAGACTAATTGGTGGCTGCCTTGATTGCCTTGTAAACCTTTCTGGAACACCCTACGAAGATGCCAAGGGCTTTTCGGAGAGATATGCAGATGATGGAATTATATGGTTCCTTGAAGCTTGTGATCTTAACGTATACAGCATAAGACGTTCAATATGGAACCTGAGGGAGTCCGGCTGGTTTTCACACGTTAAGGGTTTTCTCATTGGAAGACCGGGAGCGGCCTTTGGACAGGAAATGTTCGGACTTGACCAGTACAACGCCGTAACAGACATGTTAGGTCAATATGGAGTACCAATCCTGATGGATCTAGATATCGGCCATCACCCTCCAATGATCCCAATGCTCTGCGGTGCCCTCGCTTCAGTATCCTTCAAGGACAACAAATTCACCATCGCCTACACCTTGAAGTAA
- a CDS encoding barstar family protein, translating to MMEQVFYIDLFEVYSKEDLQDLLVRELPLPDYYGKNLDAFNDVLRELGSEWNVIFYNSKFARYRLGKYFDALERLCDEACEDMQGLKIRFYP from the coding sequence ATGATGGAACAGGTTTTTTATATTGATCTATTTGAAGTATACAGTAAGGAAGACCTGCAGGACTTACTTGTGAGAGAACTTCCGCTTCCTGATTACTATGGTAAAAACCTTGATGCATTTAATGATGTGCTGAGAGAATTGGGAAGTGAGTGGAATGTTATCTTCTATAATTCTAAATTTGCCAGATACAGACTGGGCAAATATTTTGATGCTCTTGAAAGGCTTTGTGATGAAGCCTGCGAGGATATGCAGGGACTTAAGATAAGATTCTATCCATAA
- a CDS encoding ribonuclease domain-containing protein, which produces MKVWKKIFRGISLWLILAFVFLTAGCTKTGEFTEEAYTANEAFSISNEIGDSGDDSAETDLGQKSLGIDENGTYTSKDDVADYIITFGKLPANFITKKEAQKLGWPGGSLEEYAPGMCIGGDYFGNYEGLLPAQKGRKYYECDIDTLGKSKRGAKRIIYSNDGLIYYTDDHYESFELLYGEP; this is translated from the coding sequence ATGAAGGTTTGGAAAAAGATATTTAGAGGAATATCACTGTGGCTGATCCTGGCATTTGTATTTCTGACTGCAGGCTGCACCAAAACTGGAGAGTTTACAGAGGAGGCCTATACAGCGAATGAAGCTTTTAGCATCAGCAATGAAATAGGCGATTCCGGTGATGACAGCGCGGAAACTGATTTAGGTCAGAAGAGCCTTGGAATTGATGAAAACGGGACATACACCAGCAAGGATGATGTGGCAGATTATATTATCACATTTGGAAAGCTTCCGGCTAACTTTATTACCAAAAAGGAAGCGCAGAAGCTTGGCTGGCCCGGAGGAAGCCTTGAAGAGTATGCACCGGGTATGTGTATAGGCGGAGATTACTTTGGCAACTATGAAGGTCTTTTACCAGCCCAAAAGGGTAGGAAGTATTACGAATGCGATATTGATACGCTTGGTAAGAGTAAGCGCGGAGCCAAGAGAATAATATATTCCAATGACGGACTTATTTATTACACTGACGATCACTACGAATCATTTGAACTATTATATGGAGAGCCATGA
- a CDS encoding glycosyltransferase family 39 protein, with protein MTTLKKSVYVKANLIVLLVALCVAILQGNYATSIASGANGQIQLALLFLIGFVSLFLIAEQKLKGELDAQKGILWTVWLGMLFRAGYVLFYDIYTLQNDEGTYTGFGTDAINNGHIGYIEYIYKFFHLPDMDPYEHFGYYHPPLHHTIEAVWMTIQRLIGVPEKLAFENLQVPTLIYSGLCIVVMLHILEKSGIKEELLSLGMCLFAFHPKLIVLGGSINNDILALLLLLVTIWRTLEWVEDRTYLNIILIALSLGFGMISKLNTAICAFSIALVFFIYFVQVIKEGNRVAIGRTLLEYVVFGVICIPIGLSYIVRNLILFGEKPGIPSPALIPNESVMYTGPYSVWSIIGIPGLADWHAEFPFHVISAASIHNTWVILFQTGLFSESYPADIGRGLLAVCQIAYVASIIAGVLLTIAFIAYYTGRLIGEIKGKDDCLRTTFLLFTYVFMLISFCLYVFKYPYTCSSDFRYMTASLVFTSLGLVSVCDNKKNLFMRVISLVAVFSVVLALAGSVIYFMFYNLSA; from the coding sequence ATGACAACCTTGAAAAAATCAGTATATGTAAAAGCTAATCTGATTGTCCTATTAGTTGCCTTATGCGTAGCTATTTTGCAGGGAAACTACGCGACTTCTATTGCAAGTGGAGCAAATGGTCAGATTCAGCTGGCGCTTCTGTTTCTTATTGGATTTGTAAGCCTGTTTTTGATAGCTGAGCAGAAACTTAAGGGAGAGCTTGATGCGCAAAAGGGAATACTCTGGACAGTTTGGCTTGGAATGCTGTTTAGAGCAGGCTATGTTTTGTTTTATGACATTTATACTCTTCAGAATGATGAAGGAACATATACAGGTTTTGGAACGGATGCTATCAATAACGGTCATATAGGTTACATTGAATATATTTATAAATTCTTCCATTTGCCGGATATGGATCCATATGAGCATTTTGGATACTATCATCCACCGCTTCACCACACGATTGAAGCGGTTTGGATGACAATACAGAGGCTCATTGGAGTTCCTGAGAAACTGGCATTTGAAAATCTTCAGGTTCCGACACTTATCTACTCCGGTCTTTGTATTGTTGTTATGCTGCACATTCTTGAAAAGAGCGGGATAAAAGAGGAACTTCTTAGTCTTGGTATGTGTCTTTTTGCTTTCCATCCAAAGCTGATTGTCCTAGGCGGTTCTATCAATAATGATATTTTAGCTCTTCTTCTTTTGCTGGTTACAATATGGAGAACATTGGAATGGGTTGAGGACAGGACATATCTTAATATCATTTTGATCGCGCTTTCTCTTGGCTTTGGAATGATCAGCAAACTAAATACTGCAATCTGCGCATTCTCTATTGCGCTTGTTTTCTTTATTTACTTTGTTCAGGTGATAAAAGAAGGCAACAGGGTTGCAATTGGAAGAACATTACTTGAGTACGTAGTGTTCGGTGTGATATGTATTCCAATTGGATTATCATATATTGTCAGGAATCTTATCCTGTTTGGAGAAAAGCCCGGAATTCCTTCACCGGCTCTTATTCCAAATGAGTCTGTAATGTATACAGGACCGTATTCTGTGTGGTCAATAATTGGAATACCAGGCCTTGCAGACTGGCATGCTGAATTTCCTTTCCATGTAATAAGTGCCGCATCTATCCATAATACCTGGGTTATTTTGTTCCAGACAGGGCTATTCTCAGAGAGTTATCCGGCAGATATTGGAAGAGGATTATTGGCTGTGTGTCAGATAGCGTATGTGGCTTCTATAATAGCAGGGGTTCTTTTGACAATAGCATTTATTGCATACTATACAGGCCGGTTGATTGGAGAGATCAAGGGAAAGGACGATTGTCTCAGAACAACATTCCTTCTGTTTACTTATGTATTTATGCTGATCAGTTTCTGTCTGTATGTGTTTAAGTATCCATATACTTGTAGCAGTGACTTTAGATATATGACTGCGTCACTGGTATTTACATCACTTGGACTTGTTTCGGTTTGTGACAACAAAAAGAATTTGTTTATGAGAGTTATTTCTCTTGTGGCAGTTTTTAGTGTAGTTCTTGCCTTGGCAGGATCTGTTATTTACTTCATGTTTTACAATCTGTCTGCCTGA
- a CDS encoding glycoside hydrolase family 28 protein, which yields MKFNILEIFNRSVTIELETDSIYQQDEKYTIEIDGKVVYAGKQNVVSIPDLLPDKDYSISVKMGDTVETRNFTTGHESYLLDVTAFGAKGDGVTMDTAAIQAAICACPKDGTVYLPKGEYLVTPLFLKSDMTLWLDKGAVILGDTDRNHYPVLPGMTRATDEKSEYNLGTWEGNPLNCYASLITAIDAQNLDIIGPGTIDGNAGNSDWWVNAKVKRGAWRPFAMYLVRCQKVRVQNVRVQNSPCWTVHPYYSDDLAFLNLYIHNPSDSPNTDGLDPESCKNVLVAGTTISVGDDCMAIKSGKFYMSMEHHKVTENIIIRNCRFERGHGSVTVGSEVAGGVKNVRVTQCIFDGTDRGLRIKTRRGRGERSVLDDILFENIDMNGVHMPFTVNMFYFCDPDGHTDYVQNQEPAPVDEMTPAIGSITGRNIECKGASASIVCAVGLPERPIEKLVFENINASFLPENERVPERPVMMDNFDEMSGRSIYAKNVKELVVSNVNITGSVDSEPELIGVEHATFENVKYN from the coding sequence ATGAAATTTAATATTTTAGAGATCTTTAACAGAAGCGTAACTATAGAATTGGAGACAGATTCTATTTATCAGCAGGATGAAAAATATACTATAGAGATTGACGGGAAAGTGGTTTATGCAGGTAAGCAGAACGTAGTGTCTATTCCTGATCTTTTACCTGATAAGGATTACAGTATTTCTGTTAAGATGGGCGACACTGTAGAGACCAGGAACTTTACTACAGGGCATGAATCCTATCTTCTTGACGTTACAGCTTTTGGTGCAAAGGGCGATGGAGTAACTATGGATACAGCAGCAATACAGGCTGCTATTTGTGCATGCCCAAAGGATGGAACTGTTTATCTTCCAAAGGGAGAGTATCTGGTAACACCACTGTTTCTTAAGAGCGATATGACTTTGTGGCTTGATAAGGGCGCTGTGATCCTTGGAGATACAGATAGAAACCACTATCCTGTTCTTCCGGGAATGACAAGAGCTACCGATGAAAAGAGTGAGTACAATCTTGGAACCTGGGAAGGCAATCCGCTTAATTGTTATGCATCACTAATTACAGCTATTGATGCACAGAATCTCGATATAATCGGACCTGGAACAATTGATGGCAATGCCGGAAACAGTGACTGGTGGGTGAATGCCAAGGTTAAGAGAGGAGCATGGAGACCTTTTGCGATGTATCTTGTAAGATGTCAGAAGGTCAGAGTTCAGAATGTACGCGTCCAGAATTCTCCGTGCTGGACAGTTCATCCGTACTACAGTGATGATCTTGCATTCCTGAATCTGTATATTCATAATCCATCTGATTCACCTAATACAGATGGCCTTGATCCTGAGAGCTGTAAAAATGTCCTTGTGGCAGGAACAACGATTTCTGTGGGCGATGACTGCATGGCAATCAAGAGCGGCAAGTTTTATATGAGTATGGAACATCATAAAGTTACTGAGAACATTATTATCCGTAACTGCAGGTTTGAAAGAGGCCACGGCAGTGTGACAGTTGGAAGTGAAGTTGCAGGCGGAGTTAAGAATGTAAGGGTTACTCAGTGTATTTTTGATGGAACAGACAGAGGACTCAGAATAAAGACAAGGCGCGGAAGAGGCGAAAGATCTGTTCTTGATGATATTCTTTTTGAAAATATTGATATGAATGGCGTTCATATGCCATTTACAGTTAACATGTTCTATTTCTGTGACCCGGATGGACATACTGATTATGTTCAGAATCAGGAGCCGGCGCCTGTTGACGAGATGACACCTGCGATTGGCTCTATTACCGGCAGAAATATTGAATGTAAGGGCGCAAGCGCCAGCATAGTATGTGCTGTTGGCCTTCCTGAGAGACCTATTGAGAAGCTTGTATTTGAGAACATTAACGCGAGCTTCCTTCCTGAAAACGAGCGTGTTCCTGAGAGACCTGTCATGATGGATAATTTCGATGAGATGAGTGGCAGAAGCATTTATGCCAAGAATGTCAAAGAACTTGTTGTTTCAAATGTCAATATAACAGGAAGCGTAGACAGTGAGCCTGAGCTTATAGGCGTTGAACATGCAACTTTTGAAAATGTTAAATACAATTAA
- a CDS encoding alpha/beta hydrolase, with the protein MKEIKKINKKVSRVLGVILVIIMLMAVGFKYYASNYYRADMKAISEIEQSVIENVQTIKGDDLIVFAPKNSEPKAIIVFYPGGKVQYTAYSGLMYELADRGYTCLLPRMPENLAFLRVGTADDIKNKYPFEVQKYQDLDWYLAGHSLGGVAATQYLAGQEDGMYKGILLCASYTTSDFSNKDIRLLSIFASEDGVINTQSYEESKTKWPSDSEEYVIQGGIHSFFGNYGIQDGDGVPTISNTDQLIEAADAIDAFISRG; encoded by the coding sequence ATGAAAGAAATAAAAAAAATCAACAAAAAAGTCAGCAGAGTATTGGGGGTGATCCTTGTCATTATCATGTTAATGGCAGTTGGATTTAAGTATTATGCCTCAAATTACTATAGGGCTGATATGAAAGCTATTTCTGAAATAGAACAGAGCGTCATTGAAAATGTGCAGACAATCAAAGGCGATGATCTGATTGTTTTTGCCCCTAAAAACAGTGAGCCAAAGGCTATCATAGTTTTTTATCCGGGAGGTAAGGTTCAGTACACAGCTTATAGCGGCCTTATGTATGAGCTTGCAGACAGGGGATATACGTGTCTTCTTCCCAGAATGCCGGAAAACCTCGCATTTCTGCGGGTTGGTACAGCAGATGATATCAAAAACAAATATCCGTTTGAGGTTCAGAAATACCAGGATCTTGACTGGTATCTGGCGGGCCATTCACTTGGAGGAGTTGCTGCAACCCAGTATCTGGCAGGGCAGGAGGATGGAATGTACAAGGGAATACTTCTTTGTGCATCATATACCACTTCTGATTTCAGTAACAAAGACATAAGATTGTTATCTATTTTTGCTTCCGAGGATGGGGTTATCAATACTCAAAGCTATGAAGAGAGTAAAACTAAATGGCCTTCAGATTCAGAAGAATATGTAATTCAGGGCGGAATTCACTCTTTTTTTGGAAACTACGGAATTCAGGACGGAGATGGAGTTCCAACTATCAGCAATACTGATCAGCTTATAGAAGCAGCTGATGCCATTGATGCCTTTATCAGCAGAGGATAA